The Bacillaceae bacterium IKA-2 DNA window AGGTGATTTTATGCAATATAAAAAATTAGGGTTAACTGGATTAGAAATTTCAAATATATGCTTAGGTACAATGTCTTTTGGCAGATGGATTGATGAAGAAGCTTCAGTATCTATTTTAAACAAGGCGCTTGAAAAGGGCGTTAATTTCATTGACACCGCAAATTATTATGGCAAAGGTCAAGATGAAATACCTGAATATGGAACTGGGTTATCAGAAGAAATACTCGGACGAGCACTGAAAGGGAGAAGAGAAGAAGTTGTCTTGGCCACAAAAGTTGGTCTACAAATGGGAAGTGGAAAAAATAGTAACGGTCTTTCAAAGCTGAATATTTTGAGAGAAGTGGATAAGTCATTACAGCGGTTGCAAACTGATTATATCGATCTCTATCAAGTTCATCTTTTTGATCCGAATACACCAATAGAGGAAACATTACGGGCATTAGATGATGTTGTTCGTCAAGGAAAAGTGCGCTATATTGGTTGCTCCAACTTTGCTGCCTGGCAAATTGCTAAATCTAATGGTATATGCGAACGAATGAATCTAGAAAAATTCATTTCTGTGCAGCCTCAATATAGTTTGTTAGCAAGAAATATTGAAAATGAATTAATTCCATTTTGTCATTCAGAGGGAGTAGGCATTGTCGTATATAGCCCGATGGCGAGAGGGATGTTATCAGGCAAATACAAAGGACCAAATGATGTTCCAGCTGATAGCCGTGCCGCACATGGAGAAACTAGATTATTGAAGTTGTTTTCAGAACGAAATTTCAATTTAGTTGAACAATACAAAGTACTAGCGACTCAGTACGAAATGTCATTATCACAATTTGCATTGGCGTGGGTTTTAAACCAACCAGCCGTTACTTCGGCGATTATTGGGGCAACGAAGCTTTCCCATGTAACTGATGCGGTCGAAGTCAGCGATTTCCAGTTAACGAAGGAGATATTGAAGCAGATTGAAGAACTGTCGAGTGTGAATCATTTTTAATCTAGTCAATTTCTTAATGTAAATAAATTGATATCAAGCTAACTCGAAAAAATAGAGTTAGCTTTTTAGGTTTAAATGATACTGAGCAAAACATCTTCACATTTAAACCGCTGTCCTAGCAAGGCTAGGACGAGTTCTCAGCGTATTTTTTAGGTGTTCTGTCAATTACCTGAAAAAGCTATTCAAATAATATTCGGTAATAATCGACCTCAAGAATTTTGGCTGAGTAGTAAAATTTTTCGTCGATTTTACGTTGATAAAAGTCGATATAAGATGGATCGAGATCATCAGCCGCATTTAATTGAAATTGATTGGTTTCGGTGTTATATCTCCCTTTTTCTGTGATAAAGCTGCCGTCTCGGAAAATTACTAAAGGTTTTGCGTCAGAAAATACATCTCTTCCCATTAGGAGTCTCGAGTCATAGTCTAATCCTAATAAGTTTGAAAGAGTTGGAATAATGTCAAGGCTAGATGTTGGCTCGTCAACAATGATTTCTTCCATATTAGGTGTATAAATAATCAAGTTACTTTTGTAAATATCAAAGCTTCGATCAATAGGTTCGCCAACAAATTCCACAATTGTTTTAAAATCAAGACCATAAGGATAATGATCAGCACTCATCACAATTAAGGTGTTTGCTGCTGCCCCCGATTTTTCTAGTTCCTCAAGCAAATGCTCTATTGCTTTGTCTAACTCAATTTGCGTAGCAAGATAAGCTTTTGCCTGCTCAGAGAGTTCGAGATCTTTGACATACTGCTTATTTTTATAGGCCATTGAGTTTCCTGAAAAACTATATTCCAAATGACCACTGACGGTCATGTAATAGGCATGAAAAGAGTCTTCGTTACTATATTCAGGTATCGTAACTTCAAACATTTCAAGATCTGAAGCCGGCCATGTTTGTGTGATATCTAAACCATTACCAACGGCTTTGTAATCGTACCCCATGTTCGGGTGAGAGACGTCGCGTCGGTAATAATCATACGTATGATTGTGATAAGCGACGGTTTTATATCCTGATTTTTTAAGTTGATTACCGATCACAAATGGCATGTGATTGATCCCAGAATGATAGAAACTCCAAACCCCACTTTTAGGATATAGCCCATTTAAGGCCACATATTCTCCGTCTGAAGTGCTCAAATCCCACAAAGGAACATAAAAATCCTTGAATTGAATTCCTTCGTGAACCATTTTGTATAATGTTGGTGTTAGTTTTGGGTGTGCAGCGTAAGGAGCAAACGATTCAGCTGTAATGAAAACAAGGTTGTACCCTTCAAATTTCCCTGTATAGTCATTTTTAGTAGTGGCTGTTGTGTCTTTAAAATATCTATGCATTTGTTGAATGGTTTCATCGGTTTCATGCTCTAAAAAAGTGTCGAAATCAATGGCTAAAACATTTTTCGCTCGTTTTATTTCTTGATCGATAACGTCTTTTTGATTTATTTCGCAGTCATCAAAAGGAGGGGAGGGATCGGGAATATTTGTATCAGGTTGAACTGGATTTACAGACAACACTGGTGACCAAGCCGTAAGATGGCGTTGTAAGTCAATCCGCATCGTTGTAAACAGTCCGAGGCGATCGACAGAAAGAACAGGAGAAACGTTGTGATAATACAAATCGTAGGCACTGTTTCGATGTTTTTCACCCGAAGCAAGTATGAACAACCCAATTCCATGGAGTAAAAAGGAGGCGATGATAAAAATTCCGGTGACTGAAATCAATGACTTTTTAAAAGAGAAAAATTTCTTCCCGAAAAAAAGTAGAAAAAAAATGGGGAGAAACAAAAGAACAATCCAAAGAATATTTGCTAGAGCCTCTCGTTGAATGGTGCTCCAAAACTCAAGGACCTGAATCCCATTACGCGCTGAATAAATCGAATAAAATGTTCGGAAAAATTCATGATAAATCAATTGTGAAGCGTATATAAAACTAAAGAAAATAAGGAAAATCACAGTCACAGAAAAATTTAAATTCTCTGGGAAGAGGTTGGTTAGACCGACCAATAAAAACCCAAATGAAAGTGAGAAGACAACTGTAAAGAATATTCCGCTTGAGAAAATATTTATCGTTGAATTGTCGAAAACAAAGCGCGCCAATAGTTCAAAGAAAAAAAATGAAAAAGAAATGAAAAATACAAATGAAATTTTGTTCCAAAAAATCAAAACAAACTACCCCTTTACACTCATATAAAGAATCCGCAAATAAGTCTTCGTACTACTATTTTCGCCGATATTTTAGGAGGGCATTCAATTACAAAGATAAATATTTAACAGAGCCAAGTTTATGAATCATCCATTTGTAACAATTTTTTCTACAATACTCGGTTGTGACAGATACGAACCTCAAATCATATCCACAAAAACCGCTAACTCAAAATGAAACGAGTTAGCGGTTTATCTAAAAAAATGCTCAAGTTAATCAGTGGTTTTCCTTCGTCTTGAAGAAAAGGGAAATCCCTATTTTATGACAAACAGTTACGTAATGCATCAGTGTAAGCAGAACAACACCAGCGTTCATGCCAATTATGACTCCGTGCATTTGTAAAGTAGCCATTGATCCGAGGAAGTACATGAGTAAAAAAGAAATTAATGTTGACCAAGCAGCATGGAATAGCGCATCTTTTACTAGACCCAGTCCAATTAAATAAGCTTGAAGCGGTATCACAAAAAAGTAAAATAAGAAATAAGGTACTAACAACTGTAAGTAGACACTTGCAGGAGAGTTTTTGAAAAATAGTCCCGTTAATGGTTCGGCGAAAAAATAAAAAATTAGTACGGAAGGAACTCCATAACCCAAAGTTAATTTCATTACCTTTACGAGCAACTTTCGTAGCTTCACAAAATCCTTTTTTGCATAAGCTTCCGAGACTGTTGGAATTAAGACGATTAAAAATGAATGGGCAATAAATGTTGGGAAGAAACCGATCGAAAATGCCACTCCTGCTAACTTTCCAAACTGAGCTGTTGCCATTGCTCCTGTTAATCCGGCATTCATCAAGGCTGCCTTAATTAAAAACGGCTTTACTGCAAAAGTAATTGCATGGAAAATTCTTACACCCGTCATTGGTAGTGATACATTCAGTAAACCTCTTCTTACTGTAGAACCATCTATTGTTGCATTTGGTTGGTTTTTTAGTGACCTCATTTCGGTAAAAAAGACAGTCGCCATAAAAGCAAACACGACGAATTCACTAGCAATTAATGTGCATAATGCAATTAGCAATGCTATATCCGATTCAAACTGAAATAGTCGGTAGACAACTACTAGAAGAAGCAACTGAAATGCCCTTCTCAAAAAATTAGAAAAGGCTATTTTGCCCATTTGTTGAGAACCCATAAAGTAGCCTCGAAAAACAGCTGAAAAGGATATGATCGGGATAAGAATATAAACGAGAATCCTAACGAGTGGATGGTACTGGTCAAAAACAGGTACGTATGGAAGCACTAAGATTGTTAGAGTTAAAAAGAAAACCGTTATCAAAGATGCTAAGCCAATCGCATGAAACAGCATGCTGCGATGAAATTGTTTATCTTTTTCAGCAACAAACTTTGAAATCGAAATTGGTAATTCCATGCTTGCTAAGACGACAATGAGCATAATTGTCGGGAGGATTGACATATATAGACCTAAGCCCTTTTCACCAAGCTCTCTTGCTAAAATAATATTTATTACTAATTCAAGACTTTCTCCAAAAAATGCTGCAATCGCTAATAATATAACGCCTCGGTAAAATAATTTCATATTTTACAATCCCCTTACAAACCAATAAGTTACTTTATGATTATGAGACAAGTATAGGGAATATGTTAGTATTTGTAAGCAGTGATAAAGGTACTAAGAATAATCCAGTTAATTTAATGGGTTATCTGAATAGGATTGGTCATGCGGCTAAGTTAGCCGGTTTCATGTCAATTGATTTCGGGAATTTCATTCTTCAAAGGTTTTTCATTGTTCCATTTGCTTAGCAAAAAATCCGGCAGCAGTTTCAGTTAGCTTTTGTTCTACTTCTCCCATCGTTCGCTCACTTTTTGACAGCATGACAATTGCACCAACCTGGTCACTATTAGCGATAATAGGAGCAATAATAAATGCTGTAACTTTTTCTGTTGAATTACCGACAATGTTATATTCTCCCTCGGTAGTTTGAACGATTGACTGTCTGCCACAAATAGCGGACTCAATGGCTTCTCCAATTTCTTTGTTTGCATAGTCCTTCTTCGATCTACCACCAACGGCTATATATGTATTTCGATCGGCTATCAGAACAATATGATTTAAACTTTCGAATAAAGTTTCTGCATACTCTTTTGCAAAACTTCCTAATTCAGAAATGGGAGAATATTTCTTTAAAATAACCTCGCCACCCTCATCTACAAAAATTTCTAAAGGATCACCTTCACGAATTCGAAGTGTGCTGCGAATTTCTTTTGGGATTACAATCCGTCCTAAATCATCTATACGACGTACAATTCCAGTTGCTTTCATTATGATGATGCCTCCTAAGTAAGTAATGTTGTCATGACTAACAACTTCATTCCAACATTTTTAGCAGCACTTTTACTACTTGTTCTTACTATAAAATAAAGATATGACCAAACTATTATCAAACTAAGACCTAGCTAAGACCATAGTAAGAAAAAATTTTTAATGTAGTTTTAATTTTTTTGTTTGTCTACCAAATATATTCTGGATATGATAAAATAAATAAAGAGTTTGAGAGGAAATGTACGTAAAATCC harbors:
- a CDS encoding aldo/keto reductase: MQYKKLGLTGLEISNICLGTMSFGRWIDEEASVSILNKALEKGVNFIDTANYYGKGQDEIPEYGTGLSEEILGRALKGRREEVVLATKVGLQMGSGKNSNGLSKLNILREVDKSLQRLQTDYIDLYQVHLFDPNTPIEETLRALDDVVRQGKVRYIGCSNFAAWQIAKSNGICERMNLEKFISVQPQYSLLARNIENELIPFCHSEGVGIVVYSPMARGMLSGKYKGPNDVPADSRAAHGETRLLKLFSERNFNLVEQYKVLATQYEMSLSQFALAWVLNQPAVTSAIIGATKLSHVTDAVEVSDFQLTKEILKQIEELSSVNHF
- a CDS encoding LTA synthase family protein — protein: MISVTGIFIIASFLLHGIGLFILASGEKHRNSAYDLYYHNVSPVLSVDRLGLFTTMRIDLQRHLTAWSPVLSVNPVQPDTNIPDPSPPFDDCEINQKDVIDQEIKRAKNVLAIDFDTFLEHETDETIQQMHRYFKDTTATTKNDYTGKFEGYNLVFITAESFAPYAAHPKLTPTLYKMVHEGIQFKDFYVPLWDLSTSDGEYVALNGLYPKSGVWSFYHSGINHMPFVIGNQLKKSGYKTVAYHNHTYDYYRRDVSHPNMGYDYKAVGNGLDITQTWPASDLEMFEVTIPEYSNEDSFHAYYMTVSGHLEYSFSGNSMAYKNKQYVKDLELSEQAKAYLATQIELDKAIEHLLEELEKSGAAANTLIVMSADHYPYGLDFKTIVEFVGEPIDRSFDIYKSNLIIYTPNMEEIIVDEPTSSLDIIPTLSNLLGLDYDSRLLMGRDVFSDAKPLVIFRDGSFITEKGRYNTETNQFQLNAADDLDPSYIDFYQRKIDEKFYYSAKILEVDYYRILFE
- a CDS encoding polysaccharide biosynthesis protein — protein: MKLFYRGVILLAIAAFFGESLELVINIILARELGEKGLGLYMSILPTIMLIVVLASMELPISISKFVAEKDKQFHRSMLFHAIGLASLITVFFLTLTILVLPYVPVFDQYHPLVRILVYILIPIISFSAVFRGYFMGSQQMGKIAFSNFLRRAFQLLLLVVVYRLFQFESDIALLIALCTLIASEFVVFAFMATVFFTEMRSLKNQPNATIDGSTVRRGLLNVSLPMTGVRIFHAITFAVKPFLIKAALMNAGLTGAMATAQFGKLAGVAFSIGFFPTFIAHSFLIVLIPTVSEAYAKKDFVKLRKLLVKVMKLTLGYGVPSVLIFYFFAEPLTGLFFKNSPASVYLQLLVPYFLFYFFVIPLQAYLIGLGLVKDALFHAAWSTLISFLLMYFLGSMATLQMHGVIIGMNAGVVLLTLMHYVTVCHKIGISLFFKTKENH
- the spoVT gene encoding stage V sporulation protein T; amino-acid sequence: MKATGIVRRIDDLGRIVIPKEIRSTLRIREGDPLEIFVDEGGEVILKKYSPISELGSFAKEYAETLFESLNHIVLIADRNTYIAVGGRSKKDYANKEIGEAIESAICGRQSIVQTTEGEYNIVGNSTEKVTAFIIAPIIANSDQVGAIVMLSKSERTMGEVEQKLTETAAGFFAKQMEQ